One Ictalurus furcatus strain D&B chromosome 25, Billie_1.0, whole genome shotgun sequence DNA window includes the following coding sequences:
- the stxbp6l gene encoding syntaxin binding protein 6 (amisyn), like isoform X2, whose translation MMTIQSAISRDIFTPHHEKLLTVIEVRKRRRRRLTFIPAGLTNRKPTQVFITKVKQFEFSPQFEKRSHWSLDQLRRVDGIDPAKDSPEFDLVFDHRSDQWVAASSAEKCMFIQILYHLCQHYWKKQIDLRVTAPPVGQKPTTTTPPSTSTTITPPSTATTTPASTVTTTPPSTSNEQTPGLKKKQKKGRDVPRPTEFVNCQSKLLGDACSLNIVIYRCKIFLHRMRNSMTSAQEPSHSQKASPVKVGVASSSPPAQSIMGTVGRRASQVFSVDVKHLTENTQKFALKHRD comes from the exons ATGATGACGATCCAGTCAGCGATTAGCAGAGACATCTTCACTCCACACCACGAGAAGTTATTAACAGTGATTGaagtgaggaagaggaggagaagaagactGACCTTCATCCCAGCAGGGC TGACGAATAGAAAGCCGACTCAAGTTTTTATCACCAAAGTGAAGCAGTTTGAATTTTCTCCACAATTTGAGAAACGTTCTCACTGGAGTCTGGATCAGCTGCGCCGCGTCGACGGCATCGACCCCGCCAAG gacAGTCCCGAGTTTGACCTGGTGTTTGATCACAGATCTGATCAGTGGGTCGCTGCGTCTTCAGCTGAGAAATGTATGTTCATTCAGATTCTCTATCATCTCTGCCAACATTACTGGAAGAAACAGATTGACCTGAGAGTCACAGCGCCCCCTGTGGGTCAGaaacccaccaccaccacccctccttccacctccaccaccatcaccccTCCCTCCACCGCCACCACCACCCCTGCctccaccgtcaccaccacccCTCCCTCCACCTCCAACGAGCAAACACCTGGTCTGaagaaaaagcagaagaaagGGCGTGATGTGCCACGTCCCACCGAATTCGTTAACTGCCAGTCCAAATTACTGGGAG ATGCCTGCTCACTAAACATCGTCATCTACCGCTGTAAGATCTTCCTGCACAGGATGAGGAACTCCATGACCTCTGCTCAAGAACCAAGTCACAGTCAGaaag CTTCTCCTGtgaaagtgggcgtggctagCTCCTCCCCTCCGGCACAGAGCATCATGGGAACAGTGGGTCGCAGGGCAAGTCAGGTGTTCAGCGTTGATGTTAAACATCTCACTGAAAACACGCAGAAG TTTGCCCTGAAGCATCGGGATTAA
- the stxbp6l gene encoding syntaxin binding protein 6 (amisyn), like isoform X3, with protein MMTIQSAISRDIFTPHHEKLLTVIEVRKRRRRRLTFIPAGRKGDYITFLCLSVTNRKPTQVFITKVKQFEFSPQFEKRSHWSLDQLRRVDGIDPAKDSPEFDLVFDHRSDQWVAASSAEKCMFIQILYHLCQHYWKKQIDLRVTAPPVGQKPTTTTPPSTSTTITPPSTATTTPASTVTTTPPSTSNEQTPGLKKKQKKGRDVPRPTEFVNCQSKLLGDACSLNIVIYRCKIFLHRMRNSMTSAQEPSHSQKGNNNIIINNNNNTLLRH; from the exons ATGATGACGATCCAGTCAGCGATTAGCAGAGACATCTTCACTCCACACCACGAGAAGTTATTAACAGTGATTGaagtgaggaagaggaggagaagaagactGACCTTCATCCCAGCAGGGCGTAAGGGGGATTACATCACCTTCCTGTGTCTGTCAG TGACGAATAGAAAGCCGACTCAAGTTTTTATCACCAAAGTGAAGCAGTTTGAATTTTCTCCACAATTTGAGAAACGTTCTCACTGGAGTCTGGATCAGCTGCGCCGCGTCGACGGCATCGACCCCGCCAAG gacAGTCCCGAGTTTGACCTGGTGTTTGATCACAGATCTGATCAGTGGGTCGCTGCGTCTTCAGCTGAGAAATGTATGTTCATTCAGATTCTCTATCATCTCTGCCAACATTACTGGAAGAAACAGATTGACCTGAGAGTCACAGCGCCCCCTGTGGGTCAGaaacccaccaccaccacccctccttccacctccaccaccatcaccccTCCCTCCACCGCCACCACCACCCCTGCctccaccgtcaccaccacccCTCCCTCCACCTCCAACGAGCAAACACCTGGTCTGaagaaaaagcagaagaaagGGCGTGATGTGCCACGTCCCACCGAATTCGTTAACTGCCAGTCCAAATTACTGGGAG ATGCCTGCTCACTAAACATCGTCATCTACCGCTGTAAGATCTTCCTGCACAGGATGAGGAACTCCATGACCTCTGCTCAAGAACCAAGTCACAGTCAGaaaggtaataataatattattattaataataataataatacactgctGAGACATTAA
- the stxbp6l gene encoding syntaxin binding protein 6 (amisyn), like isoform X1, which produces MMTIQSAISRDIFTPHHEKLLTVIEVRKRRRRRLTFIPAGRKGDYITFLCLSVTNRKPTQVFITKVKQFEFSPQFEKRSHWSLDQLRRVDGIDPAKDSPEFDLVFDHRSDQWVAASSAEKCMFIQILYHLCQHYWKKQIDLRVTAPPVGQKPTTTTPPSTSTTITPPSTATTTPASTVTTTPPSTSNEQTPGLKKKQKKGRDVPRPTEFVNCQSKLLGDACSLNIVIYRCKIFLHRMRNSMTSAQEPSHSQKASPVKVGVASSSPPAQSIMGTVGRRASQVFSVDVKHLTENTQKFALKHRD; this is translated from the exons ATGATGACGATCCAGTCAGCGATTAGCAGAGACATCTTCACTCCACACCACGAGAAGTTATTAACAGTGATTGaagtgaggaagaggaggagaagaagactGACCTTCATCCCAGCAGGGCGTAAGGGGGATTACATCACCTTCCTGTGTCTGTCAG TGACGAATAGAAAGCCGACTCAAGTTTTTATCACCAAAGTGAAGCAGTTTGAATTTTCTCCACAATTTGAGAAACGTTCTCACTGGAGTCTGGATCAGCTGCGCCGCGTCGACGGCATCGACCCCGCCAAG gacAGTCCCGAGTTTGACCTGGTGTTTGATCACAGATCTGATCAGTGGGTCGCTGCGTCTTCAGCTGAGAAATGTATGTTCATTCAGATTCTCTATCATCTCTGCCAACATTACTGGAAGAAACAGATTGACCTGAGAGTCACAGCGCCCCCTGTGGGTCAGaaacccaccaccaccacccctccttccacctccaccaccatcaccccTCCCTCCACCGCCACCACCACCCCTGCctccaccgtcaccaccacccCTCCCTCCACCTCCAACGAGCAAACACCTGGTCTGaagaaaaagcagaagaaagGGCGTGATGTGCCACGTCCCACCGAATTCGTTAACTGCCAGTCCAAATTACTGGGAG ATGCCTGCTCACTAAACATCGTCATCTACCGCTGTAAGATCTTCCTGCACAGGATGAGGAACTCCATGACCTCTGCTCAAGAACCAAGTCACAGTCAGaaag CTTCTCCTGtgaaagtgggcgtggctagCTCCTCCCCTCCGGCACAGAGCATCATGGGAACAGTGGGTCGCAGGGCAAGTCAGGTGTTCAGCGTTGATGTTAAACATCTCACTGAAAACACGCAGAAG TTTGCCCTGAAGCATCGGGATTAA